In the Aliarcobacter cryaerophilus genome, one interval contains:
- a CDS encoding NAD(P)/FAD-dependent oxidoreductase translates to MNKIYDLIVVGAGPAGIMASISAAKDDKKVLIVEKMPQIALKLKATGGGKCNLTNTLSQDDFCTKFGKSGRFIKDALDSFSRDDLLAFFASIGVATIAKDGFRVFPVNHSSTIILEALQNELERLKVEVKTSINIKSIKKEKDIFEIKTDEDIFKSKNLVLATGGLGYPTLGATGDGYIFASSFGHTITQTSPAMMPLFTKEKNFGSCKADTIAKAILKVNIPKYKNLKLTGDLIFTKEGLRGPVILDFAREITPILEKYDEVPLLINFLKGKNEEDIFQHLKNEIAKNPQNTILQNLETLLASSVSKEILDICEIDENLRFKQIEGFKREKLIKTLAWTPFTIVGHDGFRQAMITRGGVSLKEIEQKTMQSKILQGLYFCGELVDIDGPCGGYNLQWSFSSGFLAGKLNKN, encoded by the coding sequence TTGAACAAAATTTATGATTTAATAGTTGTTGGGGCAGGACCTGCTGGAATAATGGCAAGTATAAGCGCCGCAAAAGATGATAAAAAAGTATTAATAGTTGAAAAAATGCCACAAATTGCACTAAAACTAAAAGCAACAGGCGGAGGAAAGTGTAATCTTACAAATACTTTATCTCAAGATGATTTTTGTACTAAATTTGGTAAGAGTGGAAGATTCATAAAAGATGCATTAGATAGTTTTTCAAGAGATGATTTGCTTGCTTTTTTTGCTTCAATTGGAGTTGCTACAATTGCTAAAGATGGATTTAGAGTATTTCCAGTAAATCATAGCTCTACTATTATTTTAGAAGCATTGCAAAATGAGCTTGAAAGATTAAAAGTTGAAGTTAAAACTTCGATAAATATAAAAAGTATAAAAAAAGAGAAAGATATTTTTGAAATAAAAACAGATGAAGATATTTTTAAAAGTAAAAATCTAGTTTTGGCAACAGGAGGTTTAGGTTATCCAACTTTAGGAGCAACAGGAGATGGATATATTTTTGCTTCATCTTTTGGTCATACAATCACACAAACCTCTCCTGCTATGATGCCACTTTTTACAAAGGAGAAAAATTTTGGCTCTTGTAAAGCCGATACAATTGCAAAAGCTATATTAAAAGTAAATATTCCAAAATATAAAAATCTAAAACTAACAGGAGATTTAATCTTTACAAAAGAGGGTTTAAGAGGTCCTGTTATTTTGGATTTTGCTAGAGAAATTACTCCAATTTTAGAAAAATATGATGAAGTTCCACTTTTGATAAATTTTTTAAAAGGTAAGAATGAAGAGGATATTTTTCAGCATTTAAAAAATGAAATTGCTAAAAATCCACAAAACACTATTTTACAAAATTTAGAAACTCTTCTTGCAAGTAGTGTTTCTAAAGAGATTTTAGATATTTGTGAAATTGATGAGAATTTAAGATTTAAACAAATAGAAGGGTTTAAAAGAGAAAAACTAATAAAAACTCTAGCTTGGACACCTTTTACTATAGTTGGACACGATGGATTTAGACAAGCTATGATTACAAGAGGTGGAGTCTCTTTGAAAGAGATAGAACAAAAAACTATGCAAAGTAAAATTTTACAAGGTTTATATTTTTGCGGAGAACTTGTAGATATTGATGGACCTTGTGGTGGATACAATCTTCAATGGTCATTTTCAAGTGGTTTTTTAGCTGGAAAATTGAATAAAAATTAG
- a CDS encoding YitT family protein: MKKTELKHYIFIILGSFAMAFGTVCFLSPNEIITGGGVGISLLLHAIFPQITLGIIIAVVSIPFLILSYIYFGKYYLFKTFIVVLLLSTFTDILKEVLKIEAITHDILLAAVFGGIFIGLGVGLVIKGRSSTGSTSVVGEIVAKKTKYKAAEVLLAIDATIMFASVFVYNDIDKSLYSMLSVYVGIRVLDIILTGRPSKKIVNIVSNNVEVLKEQIRERIEEHGTILTGIGLHQGQNKTIIYVTVDAGKIDLLKNLITKYDPDAFMIITEASEFLGRGLK, encoded by the coding sequence ATGAAAAAAACAGAGTTAAAACACTATATATTTATAATTTTAGGCTCATTTGCAATGGCATTTGGAACAGTCTGTTTCTTATCTCCAAATGAGATAATTACAGGAGGAGGAGTTGGTATCTCTTTACTTTTACATGCAATTTTTCCACAAATTACTTTGGGAATTATTATTGCAGTTGTAAGTATCCCATTTTTAATTTTATCTTATATCTATTTTGGAAAATATTATCTTTTTAAAACATTTATTGTAGTTCTTCTTTTATCAACATTTACAGATATATTAAAAGAAGTTTTAAAAATAGAAGCAATTACGCATGATATTTTGCTAGCTGCAGTTTTTGGTGGAATTTTTATAGGTTTAGGTGTTGGATTAGTTATAAAAGGAAGATCATCTACTGGAAGTACATCTGTTGTAGGAGAAATAGTTGCAAAAAAGACAAAATATAAAGCAGCAGAAGTTTTATTAGCTATTGATGCAACAATTATGTTTGCTTCTGTTTTTGTTTATAATGATATAGATAAATCACTTTATAGTATGCTTAGTGTTTATGTTGGAATTAGAGTACTTGATATTATTCTAACAGGACGACCATCAAAAAAGATAGTCAATATTGTATCAAACAATGTTGAAGTTTTAAAAGAGCAAATAAGAGAAAGAATAGAGGAACACGGTACTATTTTAACAGGTATAGGGCTTCATCAAGGGCAAAATAAAACTATCATTTATGTTACAGTTGATGCGGGAAAGATTGATTTATTAAAAAATTTAATCACTAAATATGATCCAGATGCTTTTATGATAATAACAGAGGCTTCAGAGTTTTTGGGTAGAGGTTTAAAGTAG
- a CDS encoding primosomal protein N': MNYYEVAILKSPLQNLTYQSEEIIENGSLVEVILANRKNSNLAVVIKKVDKPDFKCSTILSIKDQFYSDFMLQIGDFISKYYICSMGFALSLFQTFNKNIVYENSSIEYKKEITLSSFQQEAKDFLDSKKQALLFAKTGAGKTEIYIKTIKEILKQGKQAVFLMPEISLTPQMEKRLEEVFDSSVAIWHSKVTAKRKKEILNKLQNGDIKLIAGARSALFLPYNNLGLIIVDEEHDNSYKSDTTPRYNAKDLAIFIAKKFDLRLILGSATPSINSFYKIPYFELDKTFYETKKSYIFENSSQNISEKTINLIKKSIENKNQTIVFLPTRANFKHQICFDCGKSVECPFCSVSMSLHKNDLALKCHYCGFAQKIPEFCPSCKTGIVRNHRVGTAEIEELLKNEFPNSIIKRFDKDSVNSEKSLKKILDEFNQNKIDILVGTQMLSKGHDYHNVKLAVVLGMDSLLNMSSYKARENALSLLLQISGRSGRNGFGEVVIETKNEEFFKYYLEESNYKEFLKSELEFRKDLYPPFVKLARVVLSSTNGLKIKEELNGIVKDLKNNKDIEVVGFGECAIFKIANKYRYEVIIRSKDVKAILNALHYLKSTNISIDMDTIY; this comes from the coding sequence TTGAACTATTATGAAGTAGCGATTTTAAAATCTCCTTTACAAAATTTGACTTATCAAAGTGAAGAGATTATTGAAAATGGATCTTTAGTTGAAGTTATTTTAGCAAATAGAAAAAATTCAAATTTAGCAGTAGTTATAAAAAAAGTTGATAAACCAGATTTTAAATGTAGTACGATTTTGAGTATAAAAGATCAGTTTTATAGCGATTTTATGCTTCAAATTGGTGATTTTATTAGTAAATACTATATTTGTTCTATGGGATTTGCTTTGAGCTTATTTCAAACTTTTAATAAAAATATAGTTTATGAAAATTCTAGTATTGAATATAAAAAAGAGATAACTTTATCATCTTTTCAACAAGAGGCAAAAGATTTTTTAGATAGTAAAAAACAAGCCCTTCTTTTTGCAAAAACTGGTGCTGGTAAAACTGAAATATATATCAAAACTATAAAAGAGATTTTAAAGCAAGGAAAACAGGCAGTTTTTTTAATGCCAGAGATATCTCTTACTCCACAAATGGAAAAAAGACTCGAAGAAGTTTTTGATTCAAGTGTTGCAATTTGGCACTCTAAAGTAACTGCAAAAAGAAAAAAAGAGATTTTAAATAAACTTCAAAATGGTGATATAAAATTAATAGCAGGTGCAAGGTCAGCTCTTTTTTTACCTTATAACAATTTGGGTTTGATTATTGTAGATGAAGAGCATGATAACTCATATAAAAGTGATACAACTCCTAGATATAATGCAAAAGATTTAGCAATTTTTATAGCAAAAAAATTTGATTTAAGACTTATTTTGGGAAGTGCAACACCATCAATAAATAGTTTTTACAAAATTCCATATTTTGAACTTGATAAAACATTTTATGAGACAAAAAAGAGTTATATCTTTGAAAATAGTAGTCAAAATATTTCAGAAAAAACTATTAATTTGATAAAAAAGAGTATTGAAAATAAAAATCAAACAATAGTTTTTTTACCAACTCGTGCAAATTTTAAGCATCAAATCTGTTTTGATTGTGGTAAAAGTGTTGAGTGTCCATTTTGTAGTGTTTCAATGAGTTTACATAAAAATGATTTAGCTTTAAAATGCCACTATTGTGGATTTGCACAAAAAATTCCAGAGTTTTGTCCATCTTGTAAAACTGGAATTGTAAGAAATCATAGGGTTGGTACTGCCGAAATTGAAGAACTTTTGAAAAATGAGTTTCCAAATAGTATTATAAAAAGATTTGATAAAGATAGTGTAAATAGTGAAAAATCTTTAAAAAAGATTTTAGATGAGTTCAATCAAAATAAAATAGATATTTTGGTTGGTACTCAAATGCTCTCAAAAGGACATGATTATCATAATGTAAAACTAGCAGTTGTTTTAGGAATGGATAGTTTATTAAATATGAGTTCATATAAAGCAAGAGAAAATGCTTTGAGTTTACTTTTACAAATATCTGGAAGAAGTGGAAGAAATGGCTTTGGAGAAGTTGTAATTGAGACAAAAAATGAAGAGTTTTTTAAATATTATTTAGAAGAGTCAAATTATAAAGAGTTTTTAAAAAGTGAGTTAGAATTTAGAAAAGATTTGTATCCACCTTTTGTTAAATTAGCAAGAGTAGTTCTATCTTCAACAAATGGTTTAAAAATAAAAGAAGAATTAAACGGGATTGTAAAAGATTTAAAAAACAATAAAGATATTGAAGTTGTAGGATTTGGTGAGTGTGCAATTTTTAAAATTGCAAATAAATATAGATATGAGGTTATTATTCGCTCAAAAGATGTTAAAGCAATTTTAAATGCTTTGCACTATTTAAAATCAACTAATATTTCTATTGATATGGATACAATTTATTAG
- a CDS encoding tetrahydrodipicolinate N-succinyltransferase N-terminal domain-containing protein, with the protein MINTKEDFKALVESIEKESWYKQPLGFGIARVSRGVLNPKLILEATFPVVNWNENHKSAAVFLAALKQSGNNVDCTKSEAVFDMGDGFLGYCIEAFKPFYEEKELHKNLQVISTLATLPIDSGLSADDFKVVFIFKDEKPQSVEATYLKLYAKYSKKIDEPNLEGIEDLLTNCAWIDAIPVELEWLRQNEILLKVGAKYPKVDYVGKYSRFLRHIIPSNDETSCKATLLK; encoded by the coding sequence ATGATAAATACAAAAGAAGATTTTAAGGCACTTGTTGAAAGTATTGAAAAAGAGAGTTGGTACAAACAACCTTTGGGATTTGGGATTGCTAGAGTTAGCAGAGGAGTTTTAAACCCAAAATTAATTTTAGAAGCTACATTTCCAGTTGTAAACTGGAATGAGAATCACAAAAGTGCTGCAGTATTTTTAGCAGCTTTAAAACAAAGTGGAAATAATGTTGATTGTACAAAAAGTGAAGCTGTATTTGATATGGGTGATGGATTTTTAGGATATTGTATAGAAGCATTTAAACCATTTTACGAAGAAAAAGAGCTTCATAAAAATCTTCAAGTAATTTCTACATTAGCAACATTACCAATAGATAGTGGACTAAGTGCTGATGATTTTAAAGTTGTATTTATTTTCAAAGATGAAAAACCACAAAGTGTTGAAGCTACATATTTAAAATTGTATGCAAAATATAGCAAAAAAATAGATGAGCCAAATTTGGAAGGAATAGAAGATTTACTTACAAATTGTGCTTGGATAGATGCTATTCCTGTAGAGCTTGAGTGGTTAAGACAAAATGAGATTTTGCTAAAAGTTGGAGCAAAATATCCAAAGGTTGATTATGTTGGTAAATATTCAAGATTTTTAAGACATATTATTCCATCAAATGATGAAACTTCTTGCAAGGCAACTCTTCTAAAATAG
- a CDS encoding YcaO-like family protein — protein sequence MKKIIDDLGYKIRLSKEKNPVKNSFSVNLSFEGANNYIFSNGKGSLSQSSLASAYGEFIERLQTNLYFNDYYLENRDFFPDQKGFDKNSYFLDEDIKKYYTLEGIEKDDFLDFNSSNFSQIISLPFINQTSQKKVYFPINLLANLYASNGLSTGNTKDEAKVQALCEIFERNVKIKVIKDGLALPEFPKEVLNKFSKISEDIKSLEEKGFKIKVYDSSLGGIYPVTAIAFINPKNNTLFLSFGSHPILEVSIERTLTELLQGREIDELDSFEKPTFDMEEIASNSNLESHFVDSNAKVGLQFLSAKKSFAYTPWKFDTEKSSEQFAILKEILNRENKTIFLREYDYLGFYSCHMIVPYFSEIYPLEDMIYNNKNQGKLIRDFILNKDKYDLENLLDELNGFDDSINMGAFIGVIFKEDFSLGEFKADILIKLKEYEEAIFCLEQSNKKFNYILAQVLRMTQENLNLEDFKDALFDIFEEENIKRALEIIDEKSSLINLEFANEYKNILNLFDSKNKKYI from the coding sequence ATGAAAAAAATCATAGATGATTTAGGTTACAAAATAAGGCTTTCAAAAGAGAAAAATCCTGTAAAAAATAGTTTTTCAGTAAATTTAAGTTTTGAAGGTGCAAACAACTATATATTTTCAAATGGTAAAGGTTCACTATCACAGTCATCTTTAGCAAGTGCTTATGGTGAATTTATAGAAAGATTACAAACAAATCTATATTTTAATGATTACTATTTAGAAAATAGAGATTTTTTTCCAGACCAAAAAGGATTTGATAAAAATAGCTATTTTTTAGATGAAGATATAAAAAAATATTACACTTTAGAAGGTATTGAAAAAGATGATTTTTTGGATTTTAACTCAAGTAATTTTTCACAAATAATCTCTTTACCTTTTATAAATCAAACTTCACAAAAAAAAGTATACTTTCCTATAAATTTACTAGCAAATCTTTATGCAAGTAATGGATTATCTACAGGAAATACAAAAGATGAAGCAAAAGTTCAAGCTCTTTGTGAAATATTTGAAAGAAATGTAAAAATAAAAGTTATAAAAGATGGTCTAGCTCTTCCAGAGTTTCCAAAAGAGGTTTTAAATAAGTTTTCAAAAATATCTGAAGATATAAAATCTTTAGAAGAAAAAGGATTTAAAATAAAAGTTTATGACTCATCTTTGGGTGGAATATATCCAGTTACAGCAATAGCTTTTATAAATCCAAAAAACAATACACTATTTTTATCTTTTGGAAGCCACCCTATTTTGGAAGTTTCAATTGAAAGAACACTTACAGAACTTTTACAAGGAAGAGAAATAGATGAGCTAGATAGCTTTGAAAAACCAACTTTTGATATGGAAGAGATTGCTTCAAACTCAAATTTAGAGTCTCATTTTGTTGATTCAAATGCAAAAGTTGGCTTACAGTTTTTAAGTGCAAAAAAATCATTTGCTTATACTCCATGGAAGTTTGATACAGAAAAAAGTAGTGAACAATTTGCAATTTTAAAAGAGATTTTAAATAGAGAAAACAAAACCATATTTCTTAGAGAATATGACTATTTAGGTTTTTACTCTTGCCATATGATTGTTCCATATTTTTCAGAGATTTATCCACTTGAAGATATGATTTATAACAATAAAAACCAAGGAAAACTAATCCGTGATTTTATTTTAAACAAAGATAAATATGATTTGGAAAATTTACTTGATGAGTTAAATGGTTTTGATGACTCTATAAATATGGGTGCATTTATTGGAGTTATTTTTAAAGAGGATTTCTCTTTAGGTGAATTCAAAGCTGATATTTTGATTAAATTAAAAGAGTATGAAGAGGCAATTTTTTGTCTTGAACAATCAAATAAAAAATTTAACTATATTTTGGCTCAGGTTTTAAGAATGACTCAAGAGAATCTAAATCTTGAAGATTTCAAAGATGCTCTTTTTGATATTTTTGAAGAGGAAAATATCAAAAGAGCTTTAGAGATTATTGATGAAAAAAGCTCATTAATAAACTTGGAGTTTGCAAATGAATATAAAAATATTTTAAACTTATTTGATTCAAAAAATAAAAAATATATCTAA
- a CDS encoding bifunctional helix-turn-helix domain-containing protein/methylated-DNA--[protein]-cysteine S-methyltransferase, producing MEIEKNSSTYNQIEKAIKYIDENFKSHPSIDEIAKNVGMSKYHFIRVFKDYVGLTPQQFLHSVTLNYAKEHIKESKSILDSSLDIGLSSSSRLHELFVNLIGVTPKEWKEKGKDVEITYGFGQTPFGEALIGFTSKGICYLGFCDNNKKDIFQRFNELWENANLVFNEKLANEYLENIFIKNKKYPLFVKGTNLQINVWKALINIPNGKIATYSDIANIVDKPKSVRAVASAIGKNHIGYLIPCHRVIAKSGAMSGYRWGIERKENLLAFEASKKIK from the coding sequence GTGGAAATAGAAAAAAATAGTTCTACTTATAATCAAATAGAAAAAGCCATCAAATACATAGATGAGAACTTCAAATCTCATCCAAGTATTGATGAGATTGCAAAAAATGTTGGAATGAGTAAGTACCATTTTATAAGAGTTTTTAAAGATTATGTTGGTCTTACTCCTCAACAGTTTTTGCACAGTGTTACTTTAAACTATGCAAAAGAGCATATAAAAGAGTCCAAATCTATTCTTGATAGTAGTTTAGATATTGGACTATCAAGTTCCAGCCGTCTTCACGAACTTTTTGTAAACTTAATTGGAGTTACTCCAAAAGAGTGGAAAGAAAAAGGTAAAGATGTAGAAATTACTTATGGTTTTGGACAAACTCCTTTTGGTGAGGCTTTGATTGGATTTACATCTAAAGGGATATGCTATTTAGGTTTTTGTGATAACAATAAAAAAGATATTTTTCAAAGATTTAATGAACTTTGGGAAAATGCCAACTTAGTTTTTAATGAAAAATTAGCAAATGAGTATTTGGAAAATATCTTTATAAAAAATAAAAAATATCCCCTTTTTGTAAAAGGTACAAATCTTCAAATAAATGTTTGGAAAGCATTAATAAATATTCCAAATGGAAAAATTGCAACTTATAGCGATATTGCAAATATTGTAGATAAACCAAAATCTGTAAGAGCGGTTGCAAGTGCTATTGGAAAAAATCATATAGGATATTTAATTCCTTGCCACAGAGTGATAGCAAAAAGTGGTGCTATGAGTGGATATAGATGGGGAATTGAAAGAAAAGAGAATTTACTAGCTTTTGAAGCCTCGAAAAAAATAAAATAA
- a CDS encoding serine hydroxymethyltransferase, which yields MNYITNDNLEVADKEVFEIVEAELKRQTNHLEMIASENFTSPAVMQAMGSVFTNKYAEGYPYKRYYGGCEQADKVEQLAIDRACKIFGCSYANVQPHSGSQANGAVYAALLKAGDKILGMDLSHGGHLTHGSKPSFSGQNYSAFYYGVELDGRINYDKVEDIAKAVMPKIIVCGASAYAREIDFKRFKEIADSVGAILFADIAHIAGLVAAGEHMSPFPHAHVVTTTTHKTLRGPRGGMIMTDDEEIAKKINSAIFPGLQGGPLVHVIAAKAVAFKEILDPKWKDYAKQVKANAKVLGEVLVSRGYDIVSGGTDNHLVLVSFLNKPFSGKDADAALGDAGITVNKNTVPGETRSPFVTSGIRIGSPALTARGMKEKEFEYIANKICDVLDNIEDKELHKKINKELEELASKFVIYSSSTY from the coding sequence ATGAACTACATAACAAACGATAATTTAGAAGTAGCTGATAAAGAAGTATTTGAGATAGTTGAAGCGGAACTAAAAAGACAAACAAACCATTTAGAAATGATTGCAAGTGAGAACTTTACAAGTCCAGCTGTTATGCAAGCAATGGGTTCTGTATTTACAAATAAATATGCTGAAGGTTATCCATATAAAAGATATTATGGTGGATGTGAACAAGCTGATAAAGTAGAACAACTTGCAATTGATAGAGCTTGTAAAATATTTGGATGTTCTTATGCAAATGTTCAACCTCATAGTGGATCTCAAGCAAATGGTGCAGTTTATGCAGCACTACTTAAAGCTGGTGATAAAATATTAGGTATGGATCTATCTCATGGTGGACATTTAACTCATGGAAGTAAACCAAGCTTTTCAGGGCAAAACTACTCTGCATTTTACTATGGTGTTGAACTTGATGGAAGAATTAACTATGATAAAGTAGAAGATATTGCAAAAGCTGTTATGCCAAAGATTATTGTTTGTGGAGCTAGTGCATATGCTAGAGAGATTGATTTTAAAAGATTTAAAGAGATAGCTGATTCAGTTGGTGCTATCTTATTTGCTGATATTGCTCATATTGCAGGACTTGTTGCTGCTGGTGAACATATGAGTCCATTCCCTCATGCTCATGTTGTAACAACAACTACTCATAAGACTTTAAGAGGTCCAAGAGGTGGAATGATTATGACAGATGATGAAGAGATTGCTAAAAAGATAAATAGTGCTATTTTCCCAGGATTACAAGGTGGACCTTTAGTTCATGTAATTGCTGCTAAAGCTGTTGCATTTAAAGAGATACTTGATCCTAAATGGAAAGATTACGCAAAACAAGTAAAAGCTAATGCAAAAGTACTAGGTGAAGTTCTAGTAAGTAGAGGTTATGATATTGTAAGTGGTGGAACAGATAATCACTTAGTTTTAGTATCATTCTTAAATAAACCATTCTCAGGAAAAGATGCAGATGCAGCACTTGGTGATGCAGGTATAACTGTAAATAAAAACACAGTTCCAGGAGAGACAAGAAGCCCATTTGTAACTTCAGGTATTAGAATAGGAAGCCCAGCTTTAACAGCACGTGGAATGAAAGAGAAAGAGTTTGAATATATTGCAAATAAAATTTGTGATGTATTAGATAATATTGAAGATAAAGAGTTACACAAAAAAATAAACAAAGAGCTTGAAGAGTTAGCTAGTAAGTTTGTGATTTACAGTAGTTCGACGTATTAA
- a CDS encoding DUF6172 family protein, translating to MKKLFLIDIPNKTRERQIDSIKNDIRKYIKREKSKKLPIGFNSWFFDCKFGQTKEDAKVINFADVIKSVDLAQRENYPSFYLEIVSKAIFREKKLSNDANDDEILED from the coding sequence GTGAAAAAACTATTTTTAATAGATATACCAAACAAAACAAGAGAGAGACAAATTGATAGTATCAAAAATGATATACGAAAATATATAAAAAGAGAAAAGAGCAAAAAACTACCAATTGGTTTTAACTCTTGGTTTTTTGATTGTAAGTTTGGACAAACAAAAGAAGATGCAAAAGTTATAAATTTTGCTGATGTTATAAAAAGTGTAGATTTAGCTCAAAGAGAGAACTATCCTAGCTTTTATCTTGAAATTGTTTCAAAAGCAATATTTAGAGAAAAAAAACTATCTAATGATGCTAATGATGATGAGATTTTAGAAGATTAA
- a CDS encoding CNNM domain-containing protein has translation MTLLVTYLLLTLILSFMCSLLEATLLSSTSSYIESLDKKGYSPKTVDLAKDVKQNIDKSISSILTLNTFANTMGAAGVGAQAAIIFGSNWQAVIAFILTLMVLFISEIFPKTLGAIYWRKFIVPAVYIISFMVKITYPFIFIATFITNTLQKGRKNEVNFSKDEIITIVNMSEKEGVLQAKESILIKNLFKLKNIKAKDIMTPRTVVFAFDSKTTLKEALLNDNLYVYSRIPVYNESIDDIAGVVFKQTILEKRVKKKKKTLLKDIIVPVHKVPENISVSTLFDMFIRMKMHLFIVQDEYGQTSGVVTLEDALETLLGIEIVDEMDQVTDMQEFAKDENKRLQRL, from the coding sequence ATGACACTACTTGTTACATATTTACTTTTAACACTTATTTTATCTTTTATGTGTTCACTACTTGAAGCTACACTTTTATCCTCAACTTCTTCATATATTGAGAGTTTAGATAAAAAAGGTTATAGCCCAAAAACTGTTGATTTAGCAAAAGATGTAAAACAAAATATTGATAAATCAATATCTTCAATTCTTACATTAAACACTTTTGCAAATACTATGGGAGCAGCTGGTGTTGGTGCACAAGCTGCTATTATTTTTGGTTCAAATTGGCAAGCTGTGATTGCTTTTATTTTAACTTTAATGGTACTTTTTATATCTGAGATATTTCCAAAAACTCTTGGTGCTATTTATTGGAGAAAGTTTATAGTTCCAGCTGTTTATATAATATCGTTTATGGTTAAAATTACTTACCCATTTATTTTTATTGCTACTTTTATAACAAACACTTTGCAAAAAGGTAGAAAAAATGAAGTGAACTTTTCAAAAGATGAGATTATTACAATAGTAAATATGAGTGAGAAAGAGGGTGTTTTACAGGCAAAAGAGAGTATTTTAATAAAAAATTTGTTTAAACTAAAAAATATTAAAGCAAAAGATATTATGACTCCAAGAACTGTTGTTTTTGCTTTTGATTCTAAAACAACTCTAAAAGAGGCTCTTTTAAATGATAATTTATATGTCTATTCAAGAATACCTGTATATAATGAATCAATAGATGATATAGCAGGAGTTGTTTTTAAACAAACTATTTTGGAAAAAAGAGTAAAAAAGAAGAAAAAGACTCTTTTAAAAGATATTATTGTTCCTGTTCATAAAGTTCCAGAAAATATATCTGTATCAACTCTGTTTGATATGTTTATTAGAATGAAAATGCATCTTTTTATTGTTCAAGATGAGTATGGTCAAACAAGTGGAGTTGTAACTCTTGAAGATGCTTTAGAGACACTTTTAGGAATTGAAATTGTTGATGAAATGGATCAAGTTACAGATATGCAGGAGTTTGCAAAAGATGAGAATAAAAGATTGCAAAGATTATAA
- a CDS encoding AI-2E family transporter, with product MNSLNTEINFSRAFYFFAFMFLVIYSFNSLSNILTPIAISFFIWFLINGLANEIKKIPYINKRVLDFVATPLSLIIILYSMVKIGTFVTSSMIELGSVVAQLDSKINVVIDKISTLTSFDLKEPLQKFFQEFNMATLLNRIFVAFSSILSNTMQIFLYVLFLLIDQRFFDLKLNALFQNENSKKKAKDILTSISKGVRTYILITTIVSLITGFLTFLICQYFGLQGAVLWGFIAFILNFIPTIGTIIAVLIPTVFAIIQLTDLSSILYLFIFLVLIQFVIGNVIYPKLMGKSLNISQFVVILSLVVWGAMWGTIGMFLAVPIMMILLIILSQFESTKNLAVLISEDGNILRNNDN from the coding sequence ATGAATAGCTTAAATACAGAGATAAATTTTTCTAGAGCATTTTATTTTTTTGCTTTTATGTTTTTAGTGATTTACTCTTTTAATAGTTTAAGCAATATTCTAACACCTATTGCTATATCTTTTTTTATTTGGTTTTTGATAAACGGTTTAGCAAATGAGATAAAAAAAATACCATATATAAATAAGAGAGTTTTAGATTTTGTTGCAACTCCATTATCTCTTATAATCATATTGTATTCTATGGTGAAAATAGGAACTTTTGTGACTTCAAGTATGATAGAGTTAGGTTCTGTAGTAGCTCAACTTGACTCAAAAATAAATGTAGTAATAGATAAAATATCAACTTTGACATCTTTTGATCTTAAAGAGCCTTTGCAAAAATTCTTTCAAGAGTTTAATATGGCTACATTATTAAATAGAATTTTTGTTGCTTTTAGTTCAATTTTGAGTAATACTATGCAGATATTTTTATATGTTCTTTTTTTATTAATTGATCAGAGATTTTTTGATTTAAAATTAAATGCACTATTTCAAAATGAAAATAGCAAAAAAAAAGCTAAAGATATATTAACATCTATTTCAAAAGGAGTAAGAACTTATATTTTAATTACAACAATAGTTAGTTTAATTACAGGTTTTTTAACTTTCTTAATATGTCAATATTTTGGTTTACAAGGTGCAGTTTTATGGGGATTTATAGCATTTATTTTAAATTTTATTCCAACAATTGGAACTATAATAGCTGTTTTAATTCCAACAGTTTTTGCCATTATCCAGCTAACAGATCTTAGCTCAATTTTGTATCTATTTATATTTTTAGTATTAATTCAATTTGTGATTGGTAATGTAATTTATCCAAAACTTATGGGAAAGAGCCTAAATATATCTCAATTTGTAGTAATTTTATCTTTGGTTGTTTGGGGAGCTATGTGGGGAACTATTGGTATGTTTTTGGCTGTTCCTATTATGATGATTTTATTGATTATTTTATCTCAATTTGAAAGTACAAAAAATCTAGCAGTTTTAATTTCCGAAGATGGAAATATTTTAAGAAACAATGATAATTAG